A single region of the Streptomyces sp. NBC_01381 genome encodes:
- a CDS encoding CBS domain-containing protein → MTLVQMQPRPASAHPAHNTVEARDVAGPQVWDDMSVEVALSVMTAARTGRLVVCDQDGRRTGLVTQAELTAARERSAYTDRVRLRDIIGDHGAPISPVSTASDAEHAMRSRRLGALPAVEGRRSALGVLSLSR, encoded by the coding sequence TTGACGCTGGTTCAGATGCAGCCCCGCCCGGCGAGCGCCCACCCCGCGCACAACACGGTGGAGGCCAGGGACGTGGCCGGACCGCAAGTCTGGGACGACATGAGCGTGGAGGTGGCGCTCTCCGTCATGACCGCCGCCCGCACGGGCCGGCTGGTCGTCTGCGACCAGGACGGCCGGCGCACCGGCCTGGTCACCCAGGCTGAACTTACCGCCGCCCGCGAGCGCTCCGCCTACACGGACCGCGTCCGCCTGCGCGACATCATCGGCGATCACGGGGCGCCCATCTCACCCGTGAGCACTGCCTCCGACGCCGAGCACGCGATGCGCTCCCGCCGGCTTGGTGCCCTGCCGGCGGTCGAGGGGCGAAGAAGCGCCCTGGGCGTCCTTTCCCTCTCCCGCTGA
- a CDS encoding SCO5918 family protein: protein MRCVIARFPFDLTKNGVLESMKGIKPEPGSGASVIIGRRHYPVKQVGQVITRQDRRDFSAAEVLRAMAQLGFTCRALPSAAPVRNLSSLQQASAMLGTPVSV, encoded by the coding sequence ATGCGTTGTGTCATCGCCCGCTTCCCCTTCGACCTCACCAAGAACGGCGTGCTGGAATCGATGAAGGGCATCAAACCCGAACCGGGCAGCGGCGCATCGGTGATCATCGGCCGCCGCCACTACCCGGTCAAGCAAGTCGGCCAGGTCATCACCCGCCAGGACCGGCGTGACTTCAGCGCCGCCGAAGTCCTTCGGGCCATGGCGCAGCTCGGCTTCACCTGCCGCGCCCTCCCCTCGGCCGCACCCGTACGCAACCTCAGCTCGCTCCAGCAGGCTTCCGCGATGCTCGGCACTCCCGTATCCGTCTGA